A segment of the Anaerolineales bacterium genome:
GGGCGTCGCCAGGCCACCACGGCCGCCAGGCCTGCCAGCCCGAAGAGCAGCCGCCAGCTGACCAAGGTCAGCGGACCGACATCGGCAATGGCCACCTTGATCCACAGGAACGACGAGCCCCAGATCAGCCCGAGGCCGACGAAGGCCCCCCATTCTCTCGGCCGCATGCGCTGCTCCCTTCCTCACCTTCGATATCGGATAATTCTACTCTGACTTCACCCTGCCACCGGAGCGCCTTCGAAGCGCAGGAGCCGGAGCTTGGTGGACACGCCGTCGCTGGCAGAATACCCGCCGAGCGAGCCGTCGCTGGCGATGACTCGATGACATGGGATGACCAGCGGCACCGGATTGGTCGCCAACGCGCGGCCGACCGCCCGGGCGGCGCGGGGCTTGCCCAGCGCCCGCGCCAGGCCGCCATAGGTCATCACGCTGCCGCGCGGAATGCGCGCGGCTGCCAGCAGGACCTGGCGGTGGAAGCTCGTGACCTGCGACAGATCCACCGGGCAGTCGAAGACCTCCCGCTCCCCGCGGAAGTACTCCTCGATCTGGGCTGTGACCTGCCTCGCTCGCTCGCCAGAGCGAATCACCTCTCCCCCTCCCTTCCGCCGCAACTGGGCCACGAAGCCGGCCTCGGTTCCGCCGATCTCCACCGCCGCCAGACCCCCCGCCCCGACCAAGACATACACCGGACCGATGGGCGTGTCGGGCAGGACGTCGTAGTACACCGGGCTGCGGCCCGCCGCCAGGCGCTCCCGTACCTGTTCGAC
Coding sequences within it:
- a CDS encoding methylated-DNA--[protein]-cysteine S-methyltransferase translates to MSTMSQTESQREIWLGDREGLEGADSLLVALDRVLGAAPGPAVTQRAVEQVRERLAAGRSPVYYDVLPDTPIGPVYVLVGAGGLAAVEIGGTEAGFVAQLRRKGGGEVIRSGERARQVTAQIEEYFRGEREVFDCPVDLSQVTSFHRQVLLAAARIPRGSVMTYGGLARALGKPRAARAVGRALATNPVPLVIPCHRVIASDGSLGGYSASDGVSTKLRLLRFEGAPVAG